Part of the Saimiri boliviensis isolate mSaiBol1 chromosome 21, mSaiBol1.pri, whole genome shotgun sequence genome is shown below.
ACCTTGCTGGGAGGGATAAGCTGGGCCACAGAGCGGCATCGAGGTCCTGAGAtgtcctccctccttcttctcctccttccccctgtGCCTAGCTAGGGAGTAGGGGGCTCCTCTCTCAGTCtttaatgtatgtaaatatatgcacatatgagGCACCATATCACCCTGGCAGAATGTCCCATGTAACATTCCCTCAGTCTCGCTTCATACCCTCCTCACCCCATCGTCAGAACTGCAGCCCCTCAGTGCCTGGCCCCCTGCGTAAACTCTGACGAGTCCCCACAAGGCCCAGCAGAGAAagctcagagcctggcacacattTCCCAGACATAGACGGGGCAGCCCAGCCCCAGTAGTGATGGGCCACACAAGCCTTCCGCTCCAGAGCAGTCCCAGCTCCCCAGTGCCTTTGGAAAGAGCCCAGCCTGCCTTGCCTGGCAGTGTGCCAGTTGTCcccactctgggcctcagtctgtttctttttcccaGGGAACAGCGGTCCCTTCTATCCTAGCCAGGTCCCCAGCAGGCATTCCACCTACATCTCAAGACTGAGGGCGAGATGAGGCCCAAAGGCTTCCTTGCCAGATTGCCTTCTCTGGGGGTGCCCAAAATCCCATTTGCACTGTGAAGTTCTAGGTAAATCCTCTCCCCCtgccaggcctcagtttccccatctgtagttACCTATCATCCTCCAAGGCCCTGCCCCTGGGAGAGGGGCAGGTGCCTTCTGTTGCCACCTCTTTTCCTCTGTCACTGAACCTGAGGGATACACCTGTCCTCATGTGTTGGTGCAGGCCccttcctggacacctgcactgCATACATTCGGGGGTCAAGTATTCCCCCAGGAGAGGACCCTGACCTGGGGAGGCTTTCGAGCCCATGGACCTTTGCAGGCAGGTCCTGAGGACAGCCCTGAGCATGTTGCCTGgtcacctcccaggtccaaggaTCGGCAGAGTCTGCCTCTGGAGCTTGGCAGAGTTTGGTGTCTGTGCAGGCCCCAGGGGGCCCAGGCAAGGGACCCATTGTGCAGGGCCCAGGGGCCTAGGCCGTAGGGTGGGGCCTGTCCTTCTGCTGACCCTGCCCTGGCTGCCTGGGAATGTGCTCCCCCTCACCCGCCTACCAGGGCTTGGGTTTCACCTCTTGCCCATCCTGGCTGAATGCCAAACCCCGGATGTTGGTGCCGCGTGGCCCTGGGGCCACGCCCCTGTGCagtcagaggccgaggcaggctgtgGGTCTCAGGTCCTCAGAGCCACTCAGTGCGGCAGGGGTTGGGCCTGGCTCTGATGTGGGCCAGCctagtctctctgagcctcagtttccccactgtcAAGTCCAGCCAGTAGGCATGCAGGTAGAAGAGTCTCAGTTCAGAGCTGTGTTGCCTAGAATTCCAGTGTCATCACCCAGCGCATGATGGTGGCAAGGGGACCCATAGGCTCAAATTGACTGTCTGGTCTCTGATACGATGCCCAAAGTGTCAGTTACTGGGGGCGCCAGCCACTGGCCCGAGGTAGGGCCAGGCCGTGCCTCTGCAACACTCAGGAATGTCTGGGCTGGAAGGAGTAAGGATATATTAGTGCTCCAGGTGCATGGGGTATTCTGGGGGCTGGGTATTTCTGTCCCTTGAGGGCGTCTGGCTGGCCTTGGTGGCAGGAACCTTAGCCTCCACAAGGCTTCTATACTCAAGGTTTCTGGGGCAAGTGAGGGAGGAGGCCCCAGGACACCATGAGGTCCCAGCTAGGAGTGGTAGGTGTAGTCCCACCTACATCAGGACGGCATCCTGCAGGTAGGTCTCACTGGTGCCTTCTGGGGCCTGGAGGAACCTGTGGTAGCTGGGCCTTGCAACTTGTTGGAGCGGGGGTGGCTCTAGACTTCACCCCCAGGGTCTGTGGCCTTATCTGCCAACTCAGCCTGAGGAAGCATAGGATGGGGGCCAGCCCCAGAGTCCCCCCAGAATGGGGTGCCGGGGCAGGCTTAGCACCTCGATGTCCAGAGGGCAAAAACTCGTTGCTGTCCTTGCCAGCTTGGGCCAAGACAGGCCCTGGGATGGGTGGGTTCAGGACCAGGAGGAAGGTACCCTGGTGTGCTGGCCAGCATGAGCCGAGGCATAGCTGCTGTGTGCGGGGGCCTGCATGGCAGGGACAGCTGAGCAGCAGGCCTGCCCACCAGTGCCCCTCCTCACCCCAGGAGCAGAGCCCAGGCAGCCAGGCGTCACTGGCCACGATGCCAGAGGCGCCTGATGTGCTGGAGGAGACCGTGACGGTGGAGGAGGACCCCGGCACACCCACTTCCCATGTGTCTGTTGTCACATCCGAAGATGGCACGACCCGGCGCACCGAGACCAAGGTATGGCCAGGCCCAGGCGGTGGGTGGGAGAGCAGGCCAGGCCACGGCAGCTGTCCCGCCTGCAGAGTGGACATGGAAGCTTGCCACCTGGGGCCTCTCATTGCTCGAGTGGGAAATCGAGGCGAGCCAGGCCCCGGCAGGGCAGTTTCTAGGCCTCTCGGGCTGCCCCAGTCATCTGCCTGTGCATCCACCAGGTCACCAAGACTGTCAAGACGGTGACTACTCGGACCGTACGCCAGGTGCCCCTGGGCCCGGATGGACTCCCCCTGCTGGATGGCGGCCCTCCACTAGGCCCCTTTGCCGATGGTGCCCTGGACCGGCATTTCCTGCTGCGTGGTGGTGGCCCAGTGGCCACACTTTCTCGAGCCTACCTCACCAGCGGGGGCAGCTTCCCCGAAGGCCCCGAGCCCCGGGACGGCCCCAGCTATGGCAGCCTGTCCCGAGGGCTGGGCATGCGGCCCCCACGTGCTGGCCCCCTTGGCCCAGGCCCTGGCGACGGCTGCTTCACACTGCCTGGCCACCGGGAGGCCTTCCCAGTGGGTCCTGAGCCTGGGCCACCGGGTGGCCGCTCCCTGCCCGAGCGCTTCCAGGCAGAGCCGTATGGCTTGGAGGATGACACGCGCAGCCTGGCCGCCGATGACGAGGGCGGCCCTGAGCTAGAGCCTGACTACGGGACAGCCACGAGGAGGAGGCCTGAGTGTGGGCGGGGCCTTCACACCAGGTGAGCTGCACCCTGTCCCTGGTGGCTGCCTCCTTTGGGAAGTCCACCCTCCACCACCCAGCTACAGGGTGCTCCACTTGTCAAGTGGCTGCAGTTGAGTTAGTCGTGCATGTTGGTTTGAGTTGCCCTTGGGTTTTGTCAGGGACAGAAGAAAGGTGGGCCCTGGGGTGGTAGGAGTTTGGCTGGGCACTGTCCTGCAGGCCCAGGGCCCAAGAAAAGCTGGGAAGAGTGCCGGCCACTGGCCCTGCTCCAGCCATACCCTGGATAACCAGAACCCAGACCCCTGGCCCTTCCTGTCACAACCCCTGGTTCTGTCTCCATTGccctcagtttctgtttctctggagtgGGGACATGACCACAACCCGAGTCTGGATtttgctatgtgaccttggccaaCTCACCTGGCCACTCTTAGCCTCGGGCCCGTGGGTTTGATGACAGCAACCCACAGGGCTACTGAGAGCTAAGGAGATCTTGTGCCCAAAGGGTCTGGTGGCCTGAACACCCCTCGGTGGTCCTACTGGGCTGGCTTCATGGGGAGAGGGTCATTGACTCCCCCTGCATCCTGGCACAGCAGAGATGGGCTTCGTGGAAGATGGGTGGTTTCCTGGACGGGAGGTGGGCGTCTTCAGCAGCCAGAGCAGATGTTGCACAGAAACATGTTTTGCTTGGGATCGGGGAACACCGCCTGGTGACGGCAGTAAGCGAGCTTGCTGTCCTGGGAGGGGTGCCAGGGGACTGATAGCCGCTGGCTGGGGTTTGGCATTGGGCTCTAACTCAGTTCTCACTGGGCCGGTGCGTGACTCTCCATGCCCCCACCATGCTTCGGGCTGAGATGCTGTGCTCCCAGCCCCGCCCTGCGTGGTGAGTTTGCAGTCCTGAGGAAGGTGTGATGGGGCAGCTCCGAGGCAGGGCTGGTGGCCACTGTGACGACGTCCATGTGCCCCACTCGCCTGTGCAGGGCCTACGAGGACGCTGCAGATGATGGCGGCGAGCTGCTGGATGAGCGGCCTGCGTTCTCAGCAGTGACGGCGCCCCTGGCCCAGCCCGAACGGGGCAGCCTGGGCAGCCTGGATCGCCTGGTGCGGCGCTCGCCCTCAGTGGATAGTGCCCGCAAGGAGCCACGCTGGCGGGACCCTGAGCTGCCCGAGGTGCTGGCCATGCTGCAGCACCCCGTGGACCCCGTGAAGGCCAACGCGGCTGCCTACCTGCAGCACCTGTGCTTTGAGAACGAGGGCGTCAAGCGGCGCGTGCGGCAGCTGCGGGGGCTGCCGCTGCTCGTGGCACTGCTGGACCACCCGCGGGCCGAGGTGCGGCGCCGGGCCTGCGGGGCGCTGCGCAACCTCTCCTATGGCCGCGACGCTGACAACAAAGCCGCCATCCGGGACTGCGGTGGTGTGCCTGCCCTGGTGCGCCTGTTGCGGGCCGCCCGGGACAACGAGGTCCGCGAGCTTGTCACTGGTGAGTGGGCCCTGGCTGTGCCCACATCCCCGGGAAGCGAAGGGTGTGGGGCTCAGCCCGGGAGGAACGAGGCCACTTGGCCTGCGACTGCCTGGGAAAGCGCACGGGTTGGCAGGGGTGCAGCTGCTGAGACGCTTGCCCCGGGAGGCAGGCGTCGGGTCCAGACACTGTGACGGGTCCTCAGTCTCTATCATAGTGGGGAGGCTGACACTGGGCCCCCCAGGCATGCCCCTCACCTCCTGACCCCACAGAAACTCCCCTGGGACCCGCCTCCTTGGTTCCCACCCCAGCAGTACAGTGGTGGAGCTTGTGCCTTGTGGGACCTTAGGGACAGGTGGGGTCACTTGACCATGTCTCCATGAGGCCCTGTGGCCTCGAGACTGTTCGTGCCACCTGCCACGTGGCAGGGAGTGGGTGGGAAGGAACAGCATTGCCATGCCCTCCTCTGCACCTCATCCCCTTTGGGGCTCCTTCCTGGCTGGAAGCCAGTACTGTGTGCCCCCCAGAACCACTCACGGCTTTTGTTACTTCTACTGTTGTGTGAGCTGGGACAGGAGGAGAGCGGGACGGGTCCTGAGCGTGGCCACCTGGGGAAGTGGGAGGCGATGCACGTGGTCAGCAGGACTTGGCCGATCGCGCCCCACAGGCACGCTGTGGAACCTGTCGTCCTATGAGCCCCTGAAGATGGCCATCATTGACCATGGCCTACAGACGCTGACCCACGAGGTCATTGTGCCCCACTCAGGGTGGGAGCGTGAGCCCAACGAGGACTCCAAGCCACGGGATGCCGAGTGGACAACTGTCTTCAAGAACACGTCGGGCTGCCTGAGGTGTGGACCAGACCCAGTGCTAAAGCCCACGTGCACACCAGGCCCCGTCCTCATGGTCCCAGATAGCGTGGAAGATGGGGGCCAGGCGCCCCCATCTTCCTTTGGAACTTCAGAGCTGTGGTGCAAGGCCTGTGGATGGGAAGTGGGGCCTGAGGGGCTGTACTCGCCCCCAAGTGGTGCCCCAGTCTCCCCAGGGGCACCCTCTGGAGGGGTCTCTCTGGTACCCTAGCCCTGCCCAGCTTCCACCCACCTTTCCATCATGTGACAGCCAGAAGGGGGAGATGGGACCTTCCTGTTATCTGCCTGGGAGGCTCATTCCAGCCACCTGTGACCTCTGCCCTTCCCCGAGGCTCTGCCAACCCCACAGTGTCCTGGGTCCCCACAGTCCTGCTTGTCCATCAGGGTGTTTCCCCGTAACCCTTCAGGCTCTTCACCTTGGGGCAAGGTGGGGCCCAGAGCTCTCACTGGGGTGGTGAGGGACCCACAATTGCTCTTGCACAGGCTCAGGTCTGAGTCTGCCTGTCCCTTTCCAGGTCATCTGGGAGGCAGGGAAGCCCTGTCTTCCCCTTCCCAGCTGTCCCCAACCAAAACAGCTGTCTGCCAGGGCTCCTCCTGAGGTCTGGGGGCAGTTAGCTTCTCCCCTTCACTGAGCTCCAGGCTGCAGGGTCCTTTCCCAGTAGACTTGAGAGGGCAGCAGCGGGGCCTATGTTGCAGATGAAGACAAGCCCCTGAGGTCAGGGCGGGGCTGGGGAGTTTCTGGTGGCCAGGGGTCACCTGGCCTGCTCTCGGCCACACAGGAATGTGAGTTCCGACGGTGCCGAGGCCCGGCGGCGACTCCGGGAGTGTGAAGGGCTGGTGGATGCGCTCCTGCATGCTCTGCAGTCAGCAGTGGGCCGGAAGGACACGGACAATAAGGTGGGCGGGGACAGTCACAGCCTCATGCCAAGGGCGGGAGCGGCGATCACGCAGACCCCGGGAGGCCAGAGCTGTGGGACCGCACAAGAGAATGGGCTTGAGGGTCTGGGGCGGCATCCTGGGCGTGGCCTGCTTTGCAGTGGCCACACTGAAGTGGGCACAGTGTTGTAGGTGGAAGGCGGTCCATGAGGCAGGGGTTTCCTCCTGTGGACTCTCCCTGGCAGTTACCACCCTTTTGCCACCCCTTTCCCCCCCCACCTACTGAGGGCTCCCTGTCCCTTTGCTCCTGGTGCTTTAATGCACGCCAGCTGTGGCCAGTCTTTCCTGAGGGCTGGTCCTGTGTCGAGGGTGCCCTGCCCCAGCCACTCACCTCTCCCTGCAGTCGGTGGAGAACTGCGTGTGCATCATGCGGAATCTGTCCTACCACGTGCACAAGGAGGTGCCCGGGGCCGACAGATACCAGGAGGCCGAGCCTGGGCCCCTGGGCAGTGCTGTAGGCTCCCAGCGCCGAAGGCGGGATGATGCCAGCTGCTTTGGTGGCAAGAAGGCCAAAGGTGGGTGGGGTGGACTGGGGTACCACTCTCGACTCCTGCCCTAGCTGAAGGTTCTCTGTACACCCACAGCAGCCCATCATGGAGGCCAGAGGAAACGTGGCCAGCCcccagcaggcaggcagggagggaagcagggagctGAGGCTGCACAGCCCTGGGTCACATGGTTGATGGGGCCCAGCTCCAGCCTTCTCCATCTGCACTGTGGGATCCCCAGGGAGGACACAGTGGAAACCAGGTGGTCCCATCCGTGCCCAGACTCAATCTTCCACTCCTGGGGAGAATTTATTTCACTGGCCCACAAGTTGGGGAGGAGCCATGGCTGACGCTGCCTGCTGACTTTTGAGAGTAACTACAGACCACCACCAGCCTGTGCGGCAGCCCGTTTGCCTGGGCGAGATGCCCTGCACACCTCCACTGCACTGGCAGGGTGTAGGGTCCCAgggcctccccagcagctgtggGGTCCTGTGTACCGCCTGCCCGTTCCGCTGACCTAGGCCTCCTGTCTTACTGGTGGATACCCAGTGCCCAGAAGTGGTGGGATGAAGCTCCACATGCTGTCTGCTTGGTCCAGGGTGTGCAGTGGGAACCTGAGGCCTCTGGGAGGGCATGGGGGGTGACGGGTGCTGCCCGCTCaggctcctctcctctctcctctgcttcCTCCGGCCGCCCAGAGGAGTGGTTCCATCAAGGTGAGTTCCTTTTCATCCTGCTCTCCAGGCCTGGCATGTGCAGTGGGCGCCTGAAAGAGGGGAGCACACTCCAGACCCAGGGCCCTGCTCCAGCCCTGGCTTTGTCACTTGGGCTGTCATCTTTATGACAGTGGCAGGTGGGGAGGCCAAGGGGCTCACTCTGTAACCTCAGACTTCCATACCTGGGCAGAGCCAAGAGTGGGCAGCGGTGTGCTTGTGTCTAGGGACACCTGGGAGCAGTCTATTTCTCAGATAGAATGGGGCAGCATGTGGCTCAGAGGATACACGTGTCCCGTGAGGGTGAGCAGGCAGGCACCCCAGGTCATTGGCTCTGCTCTGCTGCCTCCTGAAAGGGTAGACGCATCATTTGAGACGGGGAGAATGGCTGAGAGACGGGGCTCACTGTCACGGAGGTGGCTGCACAGAGGTGGGCTGCTGTGGGGTTTCTCCTGGCTCATAGAGCCTGCACGATGTCCTGCGCCCAGACTGGGGGAGTTTCCCCAGCTCTGCCTTACTGTGTGAGCCAAGCGAGTTTTGTCCCGGTCAGCCTTCAGTTTCTCCGCTTGTATCCACCTGCCATCCAGCCAGGGCTCCTGGCTTCCTCGGTCTACACACTTGGCAGTTGCAGTGGAACTGCTGGGAGGGACCGTTCCCAGCACCAGGTGGGAGATGAGTCCTAGCGGCAGGGCTGGCACACCCCCGGCCCCACTGCCACCAACTCCTTCCCCTGGGCTAAACTGTCTGCCCAGACTCACAGCAGTGCTCTACTCCCAGGGCCTCTTAGTGCCCCGGCCTGGACGTGGGGGTGCTTTTTGGGGCCTGGGCAGGAGAGCTCTGTGCCTACCCCTCCTGACACACCCATGCACCTGATGAGGTCCGCCTCACCTCCCGCCACCTTTCCAGGAAAAAAGGATGTCGAGATGGACCGGAACTTTGACACGCTGGACCTGCCCAAGCGAACTGAGGCTGCCAGAGGTGAGTGGGCTGAGACGAAGCCAGCTCCACCGGGGGATGTCTGGGTGCAGGACACCCCTGGTAGTGAAGCTTTGGGCCATCTGGAGGGCCTCAGaaagcagatggggaaactgaggcccatagGTGCAGGGATGATTCGCACCAGGACAGCTGCTGAGGGTTTAGAATGGGAGGCAGTGCCATGGGTCATGTCAGGCAAAGTAGGGGGAGACAAGCATAGAGAGGCCAGGTGCTTACCTAGTCTCACGGTGTGTAAGAGGTGGGAAGGTTTGGAAGGACCCCCCCCCAGTAGAGGCAGGGCCTTCTATGTTAGCCCCAAAGCTGAGTTCATTTGGGGGGGCTGGGAGCCAGGAGGGCATGCTCACATCCAGGTTCAGAGGCTGGGCCAGAGAGGCAGGGCCAGAGAATGCCCAACAGTTGCAGGGGCAGGGCCAGTGCCTGTTGGGTTATATGCTGGGATCCGGCCTGAGAGGTCTGTCCTGGTGGGGCCCAGCCAGTTGGAAGAGCCTGCATGTTACCAGGGTAGAGGGCTCTAGCTGCAAGAGGGCTGTGGGGAAGCATTACAGGCAGACAGGGCTAGTGCAGATACCCCAGTGGGGAACGTGCTTGGAGTGTgtaggaacagaaagccaagcaggGCAGGAGTAGAGGGAGCATGGGGCATGAGAACTGGAGAGGGGGTGATGAAACGTCGCTGGGTGGGTACAGGAGAGAGTGAGTAGTATCCCAAGCCAGGCTGAAGCTCCAATTTGGGGACAGGCAAGCTTGGAAGGCATTGACCCCTCATTTCTGGAGCACTGGACAGAGCAGCAGGATGGGGCCTCCACTGCTGGGGAACCTGGAGTGGTTACCAGGGAGAGTGACTCCTGTTGCTAGGGCAGCTGCCCTGGTTGCCCTGCATCCCTTGACTTACAGAGGGTGGGTTCTATTgtcagtgggggagggggtggggcctGTTGCTAGGGGCGTGGCTCTGCCCAGCTTCAGTTTCCTGTGAAAGCAGGTCCTGTTAGGGGCGTGGCCTTGGTTACACAACTCTCGGTTACTGGCTAGTGCTGGTCTTGTTGCCGGGGAGGGTGAGCCGTGTTGCTAGGGGCGTGGCCCAGATTCATAGCTTCATGGACACACCGGAAAATGCGGGTTTTGTTGCTAGGACAGCATTCCTGGTTGAGACCTTCCTTCCCACCCCAGGCCTCCTGGATGCTACTGCTACCAGGCAGGTCCAACCGACAGCCTCAGTttgctcctctgtgaaatgggaacacttttccCCTTGAGTGACCATGTTGATAAACGTTACATGACTCCTCCACACATCACTGGCCCCAGCTCACCCCAGCCCTGGGAAGTTCTgaagtgggaggtgggaggggtaTGATGGATGAGAGCAGATTCTGGGTGACCATGGGTGGCGGTTGCCCTGCACCCAGGCTTTGAGCTGCTGTACCAGCCCGAGGTGGTACGTCTCTACCTCTCCCTCCTCACGGAGAGCCGGAACTTCAACACCCTGGAGGCTGCCGCCGGTGCCCTGCAGAACCTCAGTGCTGGCAACTGGATGGTGAGGGGCCAGGTTTGGCAGGGAGGGAAGTCCTGAGAAAGGGAATCCCAGACACCTCACTGGTGCAGCTCCTTCCTGGGCTGGCGGGGAGTGGAGGAGCCACACCACCCCCCCGAGATCCAGGAGTTTCAGGGTGCATGGGCTGCAGGCAATGAGTGCAGCCTGGATAGTGGGAAAGCGTCGGTGGAGGTGCCCTGGAGCTGTTGGGGCAGGGCTTTGTCCGTCATGGGAGCAGGAAGGTCCGTCCGGAGGGAGCAGCAGGGTCTGGAGGTGGGAGAGTGCCTGGCATGTGCAGCTGAGCAGCTCTCCCTGCCCCTGCAGTGGGCTACGTACATCCGCGCCACCGTGCGCAAAGAGCGCGGGCTGCCGGTGCTGGTGGAACTGCTGCAGTCTGAGACCGACAAGGTGGTGCGCGCGGTCGCCATCGCCCTGCGCAACCTCTCGCTGGACCGGCGTAACAAAGACCTCATCGGTGAGGACGCCTGCAAAGCCACGCCTGAGCACCGAGCTGTGCCTGCAGCTCTGGGGTCCCATCAGCTGGGGTTGGAGGATGAGTGGTTTGGAAGTCCAGAGCCCACCCCTGTCGCTTGGGCTGCGCCCCAACCTGGGTAGCTCCAGTCCTCGTGGCCCTGGCCCTGAAGCTTAGTGCCCCTCGCCCTCTGGGGATCCCTGCTCCTTCCtggaagggtggggtgggggtgtgtcCTGACACCTAGCCCTGCTCCTCAGGGAGCTACGCCATGGCCGAGCTGGTGCGGAACGTGCGCAACGCACAGTCTCCGCCGCGACCAGGGGCCCGCCTGGAGGAGGACACCGTGGTGGCCGTGCTCAACACCATCCACGAAATCGTGTCCGACAGCCTAGATAACGCCCGCTCGCTCCTGCAGGCACGCGGGGTGCCCGCGTTGGTGGCTCTCGTCGCCTCCAGGTGTGGGGGGGGGGTCGGTGGCTTGGGGAGccggggaggtgggggaggggccaCCACTGACCTCGACCCTGACCCCAACCCCACAGCCAATCGGTACGGGAGGCGAAGGCCGCGTCGCACGTGCTGCAGACAGTGTGGAGCTACAAGGAGCTGCGTGGTACCCTGCAGAAAGATGGCTGGACCAAGGCGCGTTTCCAGGTACCGCCTTTCCCGGCCTTCCCGCTCACTTCCCCGCATTCCCCCTCCACGGGCCTCACCcactctgtgtgtttgttttatgtCTCAGTCAGCTGCTACTACTGCCAAGGGGCCTAAGGGTGCACCGAGTCCTGGGGGGTTTGACGACAGCACGCTGCCACTGGTGGATAAGAGCCTCGGTGAGTGGTGGAGGTTAGGGGCCTGGAGCGTGGGGACCAACCCCAGCTCCCCAGCTGCCCCGACTGCCTGAGCCTTGAGTGAGGGTGAAAGGGGAACGAGGCCTCCCACTGAGACGGCTCCAAGTCaggccccttcccctgccctctgcctctcGGCTACTCCCTTCCTACAGCATTTGTGCTGGTGTCAAGCATGGCAGGGGAGGGAGCGATTGCCAGCTGGCAGAGGTTGGGCACCTTAGTGACAGCATCTAGGGCTACCTGCGCCAGCCCTGTGTGGGCTTCTCTGCCCCACTCCCCTTTGgccactgcatgcagcctgcCTCTTGCTCCTGCCTTGCAGAGGGCGAGAAAACTGGCAGCCGGGAAGTTATCCCCATGGACGCACTGGGCCCAGGTGAGTGCAGACGCAGTGTGCTTTGCTTTCTGTGTGGGAGGGGGGAGCAGGGCCTGAGGTGGGcctgctggtttttgtttttttggtttttttttttttgagacggagtttcgctcctgctacccaggctggagtgcaatggcgcgatctcggctcaccgcaacctccgcctcctgggttcaggcaattctcctgcctcagcctcccgagtagctgggattacaggcacgcgccaccacgcccagctaattttttgtatttttagtagagacggggtttcaccatgttgaccaggatggtctcgatctcttgaccttgtgatccacccgcctcggcctcccaaagtgctgggattacaggcttgagccaccgcgcccggctgggccTGCTGGTTTTATGGGGTGTAGCTGGTGCCGGGTGGAGAAGAGATACTTGGTTTAGGGGTACTCAGAGAGTGAGATGCAGGGCAGCTAGAGAGGGGGTAGTGCCCAGCCGGGAGCTCTGACCCAAGTGGAGGGGAGTCTGGAGAGCTGGAGCTGCCCTGGGGACAGGCAAGGGTCTTACCACGGTGAGGCAGGGTATTGGTGAGAGCTGGCACCAGCCTGGATCTCCAGGACAGGGTGGGTGGggacctcccaaagtccttgtCCCACGAGTCCCCTGTGTCTGGGCTGAGAGGGAGATCTGCTCCTACAGGGCCCCTCTTAGCGTGCCCCTCACACCCCATCTTACCCCATCTGCAGATGGGTACTCCACAGTGGACCGGAGGGAGCG
Proteins encoded:
- the ARVCF gene encoding splicing regulator ARVCF isoform X9, giving the protein MEDCNVHSAASILASVKEQEARFERLTRALEQERRHVALQLERAQQPGMVSGGLGSGQPLPMAWQQLVLQEQSPGSQASLATMPEAPDVLEETVTVEEDPGTPTSHVSVVTSEDGTTRRTETKVTKTVKTVTTRTVRQVPLGPDGLPLLDGGPPLGPFADGALDRHFLLRGGGPVATLSRAYLTSGGSFPEGPEPRDGPSYGSLSRGLGMRPPRAGPLGPGPGDGCFTLPGHREAFPVGPEPGPPGGRSLPERFQAEPYGLEDDTRSLAADDEGGPELEPDYGTATRRRPECGRGLHTRAYEDAADDGGELLDERPAFSAVTAPLAQPERGSLGSLDRLVRRSPSVDSARKEPRWRDPELPEVLAMLQHPVDPVKANAAAYLQHLCFENEGVKRRVRQLRGLPLLVALLDHPRAEVRRRACGALRNLSYGRDADNKAAIRDCGGVPALVRLLRAARDNEVRELVTGTLWNLSSYEPLKMAIIDHGLQTLTHEVIVPHSGWEREPNEDSKPRDAEWTTVFKNTSGCLRNVSSDGAEARRRLRECEGLVDALLHALQSAVGRKDTDNKSVENCVCIMRNLSYHVHKEVPGADRYQEAEPGPLGSAVGSQRRRRDDASCFGGKKAKGKKDVEMDRNFDTLDLPKRTEAARGFELLYQPEVVRLYLSLLTESRNFNTLEAAAGALQNLSAGNWMWATYIRATVRKERGLPVLVELLQSETDKVVRAVAIALRNLSLDRRNKDLIGSYAMAELVRNVRNAQSPPRPGARLEEDTVVAVLNTIHEIVSDSLDNARSLLQARGVPALVALVASSQSVREAKAASHVLQTVWSYKELRGTLQKDGWTKARFQSAATTAKGPKGAPSPGGFDDSTLPLVDKSLEGEKTGSREVIPMDALGPDGYSTVDRRERRPRGTCSAGEASEKEPLKGRGPASCS
- the ARVCF gene encoding splicing regulator ARVCF isoform X3, whose protein sequence is MRSQLGVVGVVPPTSGRHPAGRSHWCLLGPGGTCGSWALQLVGAGVALDFTPRVCGLICQLSLRKHRMGASPRVPPEWGAGAGLAPRCPEGKNSLLSLPAWAKTGPGMGGFRTRRKVPWCAGQHEPRHSCCVRGPAWQGQLSSRPAHQCPSSPQEQSPGSQASLATMPEAPDVLEETVTVEEDPGTPTSHVSVVTSEDGTTRRTETKVTKTVKTVTTRTVRQVPLGPDGLPLLDGGPPLGPFADGALDRHFLLRGGGPVATLSRAYLTSGGSFPEGPEPRDGPSYGSLSRGLGMRPPRAGPLGPGPGDGCFTLPGHREAFPVGPEPGPPGGRSLPERFQAEPYGLEDDTRSLAADDEGGPELEPDYGTATRRRPECGRGLHTRAYEDAADDGGELLDERPAFSAVTAPLAQPERGSLGSLDRLVRRSPSVDSARKEPRWRDPELPEVLAMLQHPVDPVKANAAAYLQHLCFENEGVKRRVRQLRGLPLLVALLDHPRAEVRRRACGALRNLSYGRDADNKAAIRDCGGVPALVRLLRAARDNEVRELVTGTLWNLSSYEPLKMAIIDHGLQTLTHEVIVPHSGWEREPNEDSKPRDAEWTTVFKNTSGCLRNVSSDGAEARRRLRECEGLVDALLHALQSAVGRKDTDNKSVENCVCIMRNLSYHVHKEVPGADRYQEAEPGPLGSAVGSQRRRRDDASCFGGKKAKEEWFHQGKKDVEMDRNFDTLDLPKRTEAARGFELLYQPEVVRLYLSLLTESRNFNTLEAAAGALQNLSAGNWMWATYIRATVRKERGLPVLVELLQSETDKVVRAVAIALRNLSLDRRNKDLIGSYAMAELVRNVRNAQSPPRPGARLEEDTVVAVLNTIHEIVSDSLDNARSLLQARGVPALVALVASSQSVREAKAASHVLQTVWSYKELRGTLQKDGWTKARFQSAATTAKGPKGAPSPGGFDDSTLPLVDKSLEGEKTGSREVIPMDALGPDGYSTVDRRERRPRGTCSAGEASEKEPLKGRGPASCS
- the ARVCF gene encoding splicing regulator ARVCF isoform X2, with product MRSQLGVVGVVPPTSGRHPAGRSHWCLLGPGGTCGSWALQLVGAGVALDFTPRVCGLICQLSLRKHRMGASPRVPPEWGAGAGLAPRCPEGKNSLLSLPAWAKTGPGMGGFRTRRKVPWCAGQHEPRHSCCVRGPAWQGQLSSRPAHQCPSSPQEQSPGSQASLATMPEAPDVLEETVTVEEDPGTPTSHVSVVTSEDGTTRRTETKVTKTVKTVTTRTVRQVPLGPDGLPLLDGGPPLGPFADGALDRHFLLRGGGPVATLSRAYLTSGGSFPEGPEPRDGPSYGSLSRGLGMRPPRAGPLGPGPGDGCFTLPGHREAFPVGPEPGPPGGRSLPERFQAEPYGLEDDTRSLAADDEGGPELEPDYGTATRRRPECGRGLHTRAYEDAADDGGELLDERPAFSAVTAPLAQPERGSLGSLDRLVRRSPSVDSARKEPRWRDPELPEVLAMLQHPVDPVKANAAAYLQHLCFENEGVKRRVRQLRGLPLLVALLDHPRAEVRRRACGALRNLSYGRDADNKAAIRDCGGVPALVRLLRAARDNEVRELVTGTLWNLSSYEPLKMAIIDHGLQTLTHEVIVPHSGWEREPNEDSKPRDAEWTTVFKNTSGCLRNVSSDGAEARRRLRECEGLVDALLHALQSAVGRKDTDNKSVENCVCIMRNLSYHVHKEVPGADRYQEAEPGPLGSAVGSQRRRRDDASCFGGKKAKGKKDVEMDRNFDTLDLPKRTEAARGFELLYQPEVVRLYLSLLTESRNFNTLEAAAGALQNLSAGNWMWATYIRATVRKERGLPVLVELLQSETDKVVRAVAIALRNLSLDRRNKDLIGSYAMAELVRNVRNAQSPPRPGARLEEDTVVAVLNTIHEIVSDSLDNARSLLQARGVPALVALVASSQSVREAKAASHVLQTVWSYKELRGTLQKDGWTKARFQSAATTAKGPKGAPSPGGFDDSTLPLVDKSLEGEKTGSREVIPMDALGPDGYSTVDRRERRPRGTCSAGEASEKEPLKLDPSRKAPPPGPSRPTVRLVDAVGDAKPQPVDSWV